The following are encoded together in the Humulus lupulus chromosome 5, drHumLupu1.1, whole genome shotgun sequence genome:
- the LOC133778946 gene encoding uncharacterized protein LOC133778946 — protein MDLQAAREARKLQLNELEEMMFFSYENAKLYKDKTKRWHDQKIQARVFEKGQKVLLFNSRLKLFPGKLKSHWLGPFTIVKVYPFGAVEVREDQFGREFKVNGHRLKHYWGGEVDRKKTSITLEDP, from the coding sequence ATGGATCTCCAAGCTGCTAGAGAAGCTCGAAAGTTACAATTAAATGAGTTGGAGGAGATGATGTTTTTCTCCTATGAAAATGCTAAGCTGTACAAGGATAAAACTAAGAGGTGGCATGACCAGAAAATTCAAGCTCGAGTCTTTGAGAAGGGGCAGAAAGTGTTACTCTTCAACTCACGCTTGAAGTTGTTTCCTGGAAAATTGAAGTCCCACTGGTTAGGCCCATTCACCATTGTGAAAGTTTACCCCTTTGGAGCAGTTGAAGTTCGAGAAGATCAATTTGGAAGGGAATTCAAAGTGAATGGGCATCGTTTGAAACATTATTGGGGAGGTGAGGTCGACCGCAAGAAGACCTCCATCACTTTGGAGGATCCTTAA
- the LOC133778945 gene encoding extensin-like: protein MATKTRAQRRKSKPSSTPPPTKKSTKVPSSSPPPAKKKSTDPSSVPPPAKQIPFVPNTTPLPLPSPATVNDPTTITTKPATKTKPTIQKSKRPTKPASAAPPPKTQKTSATTKATPQPKPTVVPTPSTKKNLVLSGPTKKFVFAQARAKYESIKTNKLLPKKGFLPTTIGKLPIKNQSMLSFHCFECAVYNDMVVAPTLDNFNKALQLVASPGTQWFAAAKQILLKHFEQAAFGHLGALRNSMSELE, encoded by the exons ATGGCCACCAAAACAAGAGCACAGAGAAGGAAATCCAAACCATCATCTACCCCACCACCAACCAAGAAGAGTACCAAGGTCCCAAGCTCTTCCCCACCACCAGCCAAAAAGAAATCCACTGACCCAAGCTCTGTACCACCACCAGCCAAACAGATTCCCTTTGTCCCAAACACTACCCCACTACCATTGCCTTCCCCGGCCACTGTCAATGACCCTACCACCATCACTACCAAACCAGCAACTAAGACAAAACCTACCATACAAAAATCCAAAAGGCCAACAAAGCCTGCATCAGCCGCACCTCCACCCAAGACACAAAAGACCTCCGCTACCACCAAAGCTACACCCCAGCCAAAACCTACTGTTGTACCAACCCCAAGCACCAAGAAAAATCTGGTCCTTTCAGGTCCCACTAAGAAATTTGTTTTTGCTCAAGCCAGAGCAAAATATGAGTCCATTAAGACAAATAAGTTGCTCCCCAAAAAAGGATTTTTGCCTACCACAATTGGGAAACTTCCTATCAAAAACCAAAGCATGCTATCATTCCATTG TTTTGAGTGCGCTGTCTATAATGATATGGTAGTGGCCCCTACACTAGACAATTTTAACAAGGCACTGCAGCTTGTCGCATCTCCCGGCACTCAATG GTTTGCAGCAGCAAAgcagattttgctgaagcattttgagCAGGCTGCTTTTGGACACCTAGGCGCACTTAGAAATTCAATGAGTGAGCTAGAATAG